Genomic DNA from Longimicrobium sp.:
CCGGGCAGGGCGCCACGCTCCAGTCGCCGGCGCGCACCTCGGCCGTCTCCTCGTCCAGGAAACCGGGCTCGTTCCCCTGGTCGATCCACTCCTGCCGCTCGTCGCGCCGGCGCAGCAGCTCCAACCGCGTGGGGTTGAACCGGCGGTGGAGGTCCGCCACGAAGGCCAGCGCCTCCGGCGTCAGCACGCGCGCCGCCGCGCCTTCCCCATCGCCCAAGACCTGAACGCCCTGCACCTGCCCCGCCGTCTCGTCCGCGACCGTCATCTGCGTTCCTCTCGGGATGATTTCGTCCAAGCTCTGCGCATCAGCGACAGGCATCGGCGATCGGGTGATGCCAATGGCTTCGTCCACAGAAAGTACGTTGCGCAACAGTGGTTCCGCGAGCCACGCGGTTCCCCCTCCCCCGGCCCCTCCCCCGCAAACTGCGCGGGAGAGGGGAGTAACAGTCATCGCGGGCGTGTGTCTTAGCGTATCGCAGAATCGAGGAGTGCGTTGAGGCGTGGTGCGGGGAGGGCGCCCAGCTCTCGCGCCACCTCGCGCCCGCCGCGGAACACGATCAGCGTGGGAATGGAGCGGATGCCGAAGCGCTGGGACACCATGGGATTGGCGTCGGTGTCCACCTTGGCCACCAGCACGTTCCCCATCCGCTGCGCCGCCACCTGGTCCAGAATGGGAGCCATCATCTTGCAGGGCCCACACCAGTCGGCGTAGAAATCCACCAGCACGGGGACCGGCGAATCCGCCACCACGCGGTCGAACGCGGCGTCGGAAAGGTGCAGCGGCCGGTCGAGCGCGATCGGCTGCTTGCAGTGGCCGCACCGGGGCCGGTGGGCCGCGCGGGCCAGGTCCACCCGGTTCAGCCGCCCGCACGAGGGGCACTGCACGGTCGCCTTGCGCTGCTGCGTCGTCGTTTCCATCGCCCTGCCTCCTACCGCTCCACGGGAAAATCGGCGCCCCGCCGGCTCCACTCGATGAACGAGGCGTCGTACATCTTCACCTTCCGCTCCAGGTAGCGCGCCACGTAGTAGGCGTGGCTGGCCTGCACCCCCGTGCGGCAGTACACCACCACCGTGTCGGACTGCGACGCCTCGGCGAGGGTGTACGCGGAGGCCAGCACCTCGGGCGAGCGCAGGCGCGGGTCCGTTTCCGAGATCAGCGAGTTGCGCCAGAACAGGTTGTGCGCGCCGGGAATGTGGCCGGGACGTGTA
This window encodes:
- the trxC gene encoding thioredoxin TrxC, yielding METTTQQRKATVQCPSCGRLNRVDLARAAHRPRCGHCKQPIALDRPLHLSDAAFDRVVADSPVPVLVDFYADWCGPCKMMAPILDQVAAQRMGNVLVAKVDTDANPMVSQRFGIRSIPTLIVFRGGREVARELGALPAPRLNALLDSAIR